The DNA segment GTGAATGCACATCGCGATGCGCACGATAGAGCATCATCTTCCCTTGGTGGAGCGCGCTGCGTTCGATAAAGCGAAGGCCCGCATTCTCCCCGCGATACCCGGTCACTGCGTCGTAATCGTACTCATAATAATCGCTGGCATATCCGGGGCCCAGATATCCGCTGGTGAGGAATGAGAAATTGTGATCGTGGGGCACGCCGTAGACAAAGGTTCTGGCCCCGCTGTTGCGAAAGCACAGATCGTGTTCGGCGGGCCAGATATTGGCGCGTAGAAACATCCGAC comes from the Erythrobacter sp. Alg231-14 genome and includes:
- a CDS encoding transposase, producing the protein MPQLIDTSNLSPCSLPEAIEALAEIDFDPRDMESTKEAGHWLERLSNNRTFLADILLDRLAGKTTGTLDSGYGPQAIMLSPLRGRMFLRANIWPAEHDLCFRNSGARTFVYGVPHDHNFSFLTSGYLGPGYASDYYEYDYDAVTGYRGENAGLRFIERSALHQGKMMLYRAHRDVHS